A window of Methanomicrobia archaeon contains these coding sequences:
- a CDS encoding class I SAM-dependent methyltransferase yields the protein MGAMKENMSRKRSKDNLEKIAEDADIELTETDFGVSATLQSLSDLQPLLSELNEDKANLNAMVDLGCGYGAVSKILAEYLSIPSICGIDRDEERLDHARTRGITTYNINLEETPLPFSDGEIDLVTSFGVLEHLRYYDNPISESYRVLRERGWILFSVPNLGSWTSRLSLLFGYQPRDVEISSQRAFGISGFYDKVYDRAPLVHIHSVTLNAFKELLEFYGFHIVSVVGFAPYQTSATVKFVDKLFSVKPSWSRRFAVLARK from the coding sequence ATGGGGGCCATGAAAGAGAACATGTCAAGGAAAAGATCAAAGGATAATCTTGAGAAGATAGCTGAGGATGCCGATATAGAACTAACAGAGACGGACTTTGGCGTAAGTGCCACTTTGCAGTCCTTATCGGATCTGCAACCCTTATTATCCGAGCTGAATGAGGATAAAGCGAATTTAAATGCCATGGTGGACTTGGGCTGTGGTTACGGTGCCGTAAGTAAAATACTAGCAGAGTATCTCTCTATTCCGAGTATATGCGGAATTGATAGAGATGAGGAACGATTAGATCATGCGCGAACACGGGGGATAACGACTTACAATATCAATCTTGAGGAAACGCCGTTACCCTTCTCTGACGGAGAAATCGATTTAGTAACATCATTTGGAGTATTGGAACATCTGAGGTACTATGATAATCCTATTTCTGAAAGTTATAGGGTGCTAAGAGAGAGGGGGTGGATACTTTTTTCTGTGCCGAATCTGGGAAGTTGGACAAGCAGACTTTCATTATTGTTTGGCTATCAGCCCCGTGATGTAGAAATATCTTCGCAAAGAGCTTTTGGGATATCAGGTTTTTATGACAAAGTTTATGACCGCGCCCCTTTAGTGCATATTCATTCGGTTACGCTAAACGCGTTTAAGGAACTCCTTGAATTTTATGGCTTTCATATAGTTTCTGTAGTTGGCTTCGCTCCCTATCAAACTAGTGCCACAGTAAAATTTGTAGACAAACTTTTTTCTGTTAAACCGAGTTGGAGTAGGCGTTTTGCAGTTTTGGCTAGAAAGTGA
- a CDS encoding glycosyltransferase family 4 protein, whose amino-acid sequence MKIAQVCHAYYPHKGGIEEHVRQLSERLAKKFDVEVITADLSPNNKQITELNGVTIKRFHAIAPNGAYFFSPQMLFYLRKADFDLIHAHNYHAFPAYFASFVKRGRFIFTPHYHGMGSTPFRNVLNKPYKYFGARIFKRADKIICVSEHEKALVQRNFGVADTEIMVIPNGLNLMEIEEAEPFEFEHDLIVYVGRLEKYKNIQIAIRAMAFLPECQFYIIGEGRYRRDLEQLIHTLNLESRVKILSGVTDEEKYRWLKTCSLFINLSGIEAFGITVLEALAAGKPVIVNEEGGLREFAQKFEGVFPVRVRVHEPAKRNNPKKLATIMDQKKGEEVREDLSAYAWETIAEKTENIYRGAL is encoded by the coding sequence ATGAAGATCGCGCAGGTGTGTCACGCGTATTATCCGCACAAAGGAGGTATCGAGGAGCATGTGAGGCAGCTAAGCGAGCGGTTAGCTAAGAAATTCGATGTAGAAGTTATCACTGCAGATTTATCTCCGAATAATAAACAGATTACCGAACTCAACGGCGTTACGATAAAACGATTTCATGCAATCGCACCAAACGGCGCGTACTTCTTTTCACCACAAATGTTGTTTTATTTGCGGAAAGCCGATTTCGACCTTATTCACGCCCATAACTATCATGCGTTCCCTGCGTACTTTGCCTCCTTTGTCAAACGAGGAAGGTTTATCTTCACACCGCACTATCACGGCATGGGCAGCACACCGTTCAGGAACGTTTTAAACAAGCCCTACAAGTATTTTGGAGCACGGATATTCAAGCGCGCCGATAAGATTATCTGCGTCTCAGAGCACGAGAAAGCTTTGGTACAGAGGAACTTTGGCGTTGCGGATACCGAGATTATGGTCATTCCGAATGGACTCAATTTGATGGAGATAGAGGAAGCAGAGCCTTTCGAATTTGAACATGACTTGATTGTGTACGTTGGACGCCTAGAAAAATACAAGAACATCCAGATAGCGATACGCGCGATGGCGTTTTTACCCGAATGTCAGTTTTACATCATTGGCGAGGGGAGATACCGTAGGGATTTAGAACAGCTCATCCACACTTTAAACTTAGAGAGCAGGGTCAAGATCCTGAGCGGTGTCACTGATGAAGAGAAATACCGCTGGTTGAAGACCTGCTCGCTGTTTATCAATTTATCGGGTATCGAAGCTTTTGGTATAACGGTGTTAGAAGCGTTAGCCGCAGGGAAGCCAGTGATTGTTAATGAGGAGGGAGGGCTACGAGAGTTTGCACAGAAGTTTGAGGGGGTTTTTCCGGTTCGGGTTCGTGTGCATGAACCAGCTAAGAGGAATAACCCGAAGAAGCTGGCAACGATTATGGACCAGAAGAAGGGGGAAGAAGTGAGAGAGGATCTCAGTGCGTACGCGTGGGAGACTATAGCGGAAAAGACTGAGAATATCTATCGTGGAGCTTTATAA
- a CDS encoding glycosyltransferase, producing MRTSVIVCSYGGQEELVARCIASLEHQTHIPDEVILVVDTDDEKISYSDLFCGKTRVPIRVVSSGKKGLAAARNKGVETALGDIIAFIDDDAEADENWLANIFDSFSGKVMVVGGSVKPVFRGKKLDSKLNWVIDCTTTNPPPKRPIGCNMAFTKRVFEALGGFDESLGMVRRKMAVGEETDLFLRIKKRYGPDAKIVFNPDAVVYHHVPEERTKWRYMLRRAHAEGLAKASIGKEYDLEVEQTYLKYYLKHLDVMTFFLLLAAGIGYLRGKLRM from the coding sequence GTGAGAACCTCCGTTATCGTTTGTAGTTATGGTGGCCAGGAGGAGTTGGTCGCGCGATGCATAGCTTCTCTGGAACACCAAACCCATATACCAGACGAGGTAATATTAGTAGTCGATACTGACGATGAAAAGATAAGTTATTCTGACCTTTTTTGTGGCAAAACGCGTGTGCCTATAAGGGTTGTCAGCTCAGGTAAGAAAGGTTTGGCCGCAGCGAGGAATAAAGGCGTTGAAACGGCTTTGGGGGATATAATCGCGTTTATAGATGACGATGCAGAAGCGGATGAGAACTGGCTCGCCAACATATTCGATTCTTTTTCAGGGAAGGTCATGGTGGTTGGCGGTTCCGTTAAACCTGTTTTTCGTGGTAAGAAACTAGATAGCAAACTGAACTGGGTAATCGATTGTACGACCACGAATCCGCCACCTAAACGGCCGATTGGTTGTAATATGGCATTTACTAAGAGGGTATTCGAGGCCCTGGGGGGCTTTGACGAGAGCCTAGGGATGGTAAGGAGGAAGATGGCGGTGGGAGAGGAAACCGATCTATTTCTGAGAATCAAGAAGAGATACGGTCCTGACGCCAAGATTGTCTTTAATCCAGACGCTGTTGTTTATCACCATGTGCCGGAAGAGCGAACGAAATGGCGCTATATGTTGAGAAGAGCGCATGCAGAGGGATTGGCCAAAGCTAGCATCGGAAAGGAGTATGACCTGGAGGTGGAGCAGACCTACCTCAAGTATTATCTGAAGCATTTAGATGTGATGACCTTCTTTTTATTGCTTGCTGCTGGAATTGGATATCTGCGAGGCAAATTGAGGATGTGA
- a CDS encoding ArsR family transcriptional regulator → MRLFKALSSTTRKEMLKLLMRADYHVSGLAKALEISVPVAAKHVKILEDAELVTRKTFGKTHVLTVNRAKLYEALETFSEEYEIEAREGTSILAALRDVAGVGIKRVSDKEFIASIDGEEGFYIYEVNGKSPDLPINEYTLAHGGEIAIKRLVPVLKKRVKVTIPETRAERGAKK, encoded by the coding sequence ATGCGGTTATTCAAAGCTTTGAGTAGTACAACGCGGAAGGAGATGTTGAAGCTTCTAATGAGGGCCGATTATCATGTCTCCGGTCTGGCAAAAGCATTAGAGATCTCAGTACCTGTGGCTGCAAAGCACGTCAAGATATTAGAGGATGCGGAACTGGTGACGCGTAAAACGTTCGGGAAGACGCATGTACTAACGGTAAATCGGGCGAAACTCTATGAAGCTCTGGAGACGTTCAGCGAGGAGTACGAAATAGAAGCCCGGGAAGGCACAAGCATATTGGCTGCGCTAAGGGATGTCGCAGGAGTAGGGATAAAGAGAGTGAGCGATAAAGAGTTTATTGCGTCAATAGACGGAGAAGAGGGCTTTTATATCTATGAAGTTAACGGGAAATCCCCGGATCTGCCGATTAATGAGTATACGCTGGCACATGGGGGGGAGATAGCGATAAAGCGATTGGTGCCGGTGCTTAAGAAGCGGGTGAAGGTGACGATACCAGAGACGAGAGCGGAAAGAGGAGCGAAAAAGTGA